The segment AGGTGCTTTTGGTGGCCGCAGAGACATCATGGACCGCCTGGCCCCCAATGGGCCTGTGTATCAGGCGGGCACGCTATCCGGCAATCCACTGGCGGTAGCCGCCGGCCTGACCACGCTGGAGGAAATATCAGCGCCGGGCTTTTATGACGGTCTATCATCCTCTACCGCCAGGCTGCTGGCCGGGCTAAAGGAACGTGCCGATGCAGCCAAGGTGCCCTTTACAACCAATCAAGTCGGCGCCATGTTCGGGTGCTTTTTCAGCGGGGAGGATAAAATCAGCCGCTTCGACCAGGTCACCGCGTGCAACATGGGGCATTTTCAGACTTTTTTCCATACCATGCTCAAAAATGGAATATACCTGGCACCTTCAGCGTATGAGGCCGGTTTTGTCTCGGCCGCCCACGGTGACGAGGAAATTCAGCTGACACTGGGCGCTGCCGAGCTGGCCTTCGCCGCAATCGCGCAAAATAACGGATGATTCGAATTTAAGGGAATAAGCAACATGAAAAAATATCACGTATACGGCATTGGCAACGCGCTGGTCGACAAGGAATTCGAAGTCGAAGATGCTTTTTTCGCTGAGCATGGCATAGAAAAAGGCTTCATGACCCTGGTTACCCATGAACAGCAGGAGCAATTACTGGCGTTGCTGACCAGCCAAGTCGGCCTGCGCAAACGCTCCGGCGGCGGCTCCGCAGCCAACACCCTCTACGCCCTCAGCCAGTTTGGCGGCAATGCCTACTTCGCCGGCAAAGTTGCCAGTGACGAGACCGGTGATTTCTATGTACAACAGCTGGGCCACCACAACATTGAAACCAATCTGGGCGACGAGCGCGACCATGGCACGACCGGGCGCTGTCTGGTAATGATCAGCCCCGATGCGGAACGCACCATGCACACTTATCTGGGTGTCTCGGAAAATGTATCGATTGAAGAAATAGACGTCGAAGCTATCAGAGCTTCTGAATACGTTTATATTGAGGGATACCTGGTTACTTCACCTACCGCCAAGGCGGCGGTCAAAGAACTGAAGAGAGTCGCAGAGGCCAATGGTGTCAAAACAGCCATGACTTTTTCTGACCCGTCGATGGTGGAATATTTTACCGAGGCGGTGGCGGAAGTGTTAGGAGAAGGGGTCGATCTGCTGTTCTGTAATGAAAAAGAGTCCCTGCTGTGGACTGATGCGGCCGATTTCGAATCAGCCTGCGAACAACTGAAAAAGCAGGCCAGACAGTTTGTTGTGACACGGGGCGCTCGCGGGGCAAGATTATACGATGGCTCGCAGTATATCGACATCGGCGCCCACCCTGTGGACGCCGTGGACACTAACGGTGCCGGCGATATGTTCGCCGGTGCCTTTCTCTATGGGATTACCCACGGTCATGACTTTGAAACGGCGGGTAAACTGGCCAGCCTGGCATCGGCCACTACTGTCGCGAGCTTCGGCCCGCGCCTGCCAACCGAGGCGCATGAAAAGATCCTCAATCTGGCCGGCTTACGGGCTGACTGAACCTCAGGCCTGGCTCAGGACCTTGGGGTCCAGAAGAATACTTCCCATTCACGAAGTGGTTCTGAACCGGCGTACAGTGGCTCATCCAGCGTCCTGCCGGATTTGGCGGCCCATTGCTGCATCATCGGCAGGCGCCGCTCGTCGAGTATTTCTGTCGCGGTCATTTCATAGGTCTCATCACCGATACGCAGCAGGCCGTCACCGCCCCGCTCCCGTACTCGTCGCGCCCAGTAACCGTTATCCGGCCGGGTAGCGGTGATGACGCCGTCTGGCGTGCCCACCCATGAAAGGTAGATAACGAACGGCGGGAAGCCGGCCTGTTGCATCATCAGAGGACCTTGAACCTGCGCATTCAGTGGCGTGAAGTCACTGGGCGGTGCGGTGCGAGTTCCACCAATGAGGATACCGGGTGTACGGGCCAGCCCGGTGTTGGAAAGGTAAGGCGCCGTAAACATCCAGGCCAGAATACCCCCCACAATCACCACTCCAGCTGCAATGCCAGCGATCTTGCCCTTACTCATGATACATGCTCCTTATTGTTGTATGTGCTGTACGTGTAAGACGGACAGAAGGTAGCTCTCTCGTGGGCGAATGTCCAGACCACTCAGCATATTGGGCGTACGCGCCTTACCGCCATCAATTCTCTGCGGACATCGAGGTTGCTCAAAAAAGAAGTTTGCCCGGGCAGTAAATTAGACTACAGTGAGAACCAATAAAAATAACAGGCTGGCTTAGGGCCTGCCAACCCAGCCCCCCAATCACTAAAACCCGAAAATAAAACCCGAAAAGAGGTACCTCCATGAAACGTATGATTCTCGCGGCTATTGTTTGTGGCCTGTCACTGACCAGCGCACTGGCGCAAACCGTACCGGAACTGCCCTTCGAATCGGTACCTGATCCGTTAAAACTCCCGCCGGACCTGCACTTCGGTGAGATCGCCGGAGTGGCGGTCAATTCACACGGTCATGTTTTCGTGTTCTCGCGGGGCGGCAGCGCCCAGGGGCCAGCCTACATGGCCACCGCCGCACAGCTGCTGGAATTCGACGCCGAGGGTAACTTCGTTCGCGAAATCGGCAAGAACCTGAACGCCTGGTCCTATGCCCACGCGGTGCGCATCGACCCCCAGGACAACATCTGGGTAGTCGACAAAGGCTCCAACATGATTCTGCGATTCAGGCCGGAAGGCCACGTGGACTGGGTGTTCGGCCGTAAAGGGGAAGCTTCTCACCTGCAAGTGCCGCCTGACTACGAAACCCAGATGGCCCGTATGCTGGAGCGGATGGGCGTCGATATCGACATTCCTGAGGGCAAAAACCCTCGCATGCCGGTGCCAGTCCACCAGGACAATGTTTTTAACCAACCTACAGATGTCGCATGGGATTCCGAAGGCAATTCTTATTTCTCCGATGGCTACATCAACTCCCGCGTCGGCAAAGCCAATGCCCGGGGCGAGTGGGAGAAAAGCTGGGGCTCACTGGGTTCAGGACCCGGTCAGTTCGATACTCCCCATGGCGTTGCCGTGTCACCCGATGATGAAATCTATGTGGCTGACCGGGGCAATCGAAGAATCCAGGTTTTTGACCAGGAAGGTAACTACATCCGCGAATTCACCATTGATGTACCGGTTGACACCTCGCGGGGCAAGATCACTTACGGCCGCGAGAACCCACACGGAACAACGGGTTCACAATCTCCCGGCGCTCCTGATGCGCTGTGCATGACTCCAGGCCCGAATCCGGTTCTCTTTGTGGGCGACCTGTACCCCAGCCGCATCTACAAGGTTTCGCTACAAGGCGAAGTGCTGGGTGTTTACGGTCAGCCCGGAAGAAACCTGGGCGAATTCGGCTGGATACACGCCATCGCCTGCCCGTCGGAAGACGAGATCTGGGTCGGCGAGCTGATCAACTGGCGCGTCCAGAAACTGGTAACCAAAGATTAAAAAAAGCCAGTCGCGAGCGAACGCAAGACGAGGCGAATCCCGGCGAAAAAGCGCAGTTTACTTTTAGTAAAAGAGCATTTTGAGCTGGGATTCAACGAAGTATTGCGGAGCGCAGCGACAGACCAAGCCCCTTGGCGACTGTGGCGCGTCACGAGCGCAGCGAAGACACGGCAAAAATTGTTGAGATTGGCGAGTTTACTTTCAGTAAATGAGGCGATCGAAACAATTTTTAACGCAGTAATCGAAAGCGCAGCCGCTCCTCAGTTGCCAAGGCCGAGGTTGTCGATGAAGGATTTGACCCCATCAAACCAACCAGACTTGCGCGGGCTCTGCCTCTCGCCATGCTCCTCGTGAATACCCTGGAATTCCTCCAGTAACTCCTTCTGCCGCTTGGTCAGGTTGACCGGTGTCTCCACCACCACCCGGATCAACAGGTCACCGACAGATCCACCACGGACCGGCGTGACACCCTTGCCACGCAGACGGAACAGCTTTCCGGTCTGGGTTTCGGCAGGGATCTTGAGCTTCACGCGGCCACCCAGTGTTGGCACTTCCAATTCCCCACCCAGGGCCGCATCGACGAAACTGATGGGGATCTCGCAGTGCAGGTTGCGACCATCCCGAGTGAAGATAGGATGTGATCTGACTGAGACTTCGACATAAAGATCCCCTGGCGGGCCACCGTGAATACCGGCCTGGCCTTCGCCGGTCAGGCGGATTCGATCACCGGTATCAACGCCTGCGGGCACCTTGACGGACAGCGTCTTGCGCTCGTCGGTAGTACCGCGGCCATGACAGGTATGACAGGGATCCTTGATCTGCTGGCCGGTTCCACGACAACGGGGACAGGTTTGCTGCACTGAGAAGAAGCCCTGCTGCATGCGCACCTGGCCGACACCGTTACAGGTCGAGCAGTCCACCGGCGAAGTGCCGGGTTTGGCACCCGAACCATCACAGGTCTGGCAGGTTACCGTAGTAGGAATTTTAATCCGGGATGTGGTGCCGCGCACTGCCTCTTCCAGATCCATTTCCAGGGTGTAACGAAGATCGGCACCCTGACGCACATGGCTGCGTCGACCACCACCATGGCCACCGCCGAAAATGTCACCGAAAATGTCGCCGAAGATATCACTGAAGTCGGCGTAGCCGCCGGAAGTCTGCCCATCCACCCCGGCATGGCCATACTGATCATAGCGGGTACGTTTGGTGCTGTCCGACAGAACCTCGAAAGCTTCGTTGGCTTCCTTGAACTTGTCCTCGGCTTCTTTGTTGTCGGGATTACGGTCCGGGTGAAACTTCATCGCTACGCGTCGATAAGCTTTCTTGATCTCGCCTTCAGTCGCTTCCCGTGAAATGCCCAGTACTTCGTAATAATCTCGTTTCGACATAGGTTGTTCTACTCTCGTCTGGCTTACCTGGCCGGTCGGTGGAGTAACCCGATTACGGACACCCCTTAAACACGTTAACCCCGCACCTGCAGCCGACTCCTCTTAGCAGAGGAAACCACTGTAGCACGGGGTCTTTGTTTGAAGCAGAAAAGTCGGCGCCGGACCAATGTGGCCTGGCGCCAGCTGCCAAGCGCTTACTTGTCTTCTTCCTTCACCTCTTCGAACTCGGCATCCACCGCATCGTCCTCGGCTCTGCCGCCGTCCGACTCCGCTGCCCCATCAGAACCACCCTGAGAGGACTGGGCCTGCTGCTCGGCGTACATCTTCTGAGCCAGGTCGGAAGACGCATCGGTCAGGTCCTTGGTCTTTGCCTCGATGGCTTCCTTGTCGCCACTCTTGACGGCCTCTTCCAAGGCGGTAATGGCTGCCTCGATTTTCTCTTTCTCCTCCGCGGAAACCTTATCGCCACCCTCTTCCAGCGTCTTCCTGGTGGCATGCACCAGGCCATCCGCGGTATTGCGAGCGGTGATCAGCTCCTCGAATTTCTTATCGTCCGCCGAGTGCGCCTCGGCATCTTTGATCATCTTATCTATTTCATCATCTGTCAGACCACTGGAAGCCTTGATAACAATAGACTGCTCTTTTCCTGTCGCCTTGTTCTTGGCGGACACGTTCAGGATACCGTTGGCGTCAAGATCAAAAGCCACTTCAATCTGCGGCGTACCCCGCGGAGACGCTGGAATATCGGTCAGATCGAAGCGTCCCAGCGACTTATTCTGTGCTGCCTGCTTGCGCTCGCCCTGGACCACGTGAATCGTCACTGCAGTCTGATTGTCTTCCGCCGTCGAGAAAACCTGGGTCTTCTTGGTAGGAATAGTGGTGTTCTTTTCAATCAGGGTACTGGCCACACCGCCGAGCGTTTCGATACCCAGAGAAAGAGGTGTCACGTCTAACAGTAACACGTCATTGACGTCGCCGGACAACACCGCAGCCTGGATAGCCGCACCCATGGCAACCGCCTCATCGGGATTCACATCGCGACGCGCTTCTTTGCCAAAATAGTCAGCCACTTTTTTCTGCACCAGCGGCATACGGGTCTGACCACCAACCAGAATGACATCGTCTATCTTGGATACATCCAGGCCCGCATCCTGCAGGGCAATTTTAAGCGGTTCGAGAGTCCGGTCGACCAACCCCTCTACCAGAGATTCGAACTTGGCGCGGGTCAGCTTCTGTACCAGGTGTTTTGGACCACTGGCATCTGCAGTAATGTAAGGCAGGTTAATCTCTGTCTGCTGAGACGAGGAAAGCTCAATCTTGGCTTTTTCTGCCGCCTCTTTCAGGCGCTGCAGGGCCAGGGGATCACTGTGCAGATCCATACCGGATTCTTTCTTGAACTCATCCGCCAGGTAGTCGATCAACCGCAGATCGAAGTCCTCACCGCCCAGGAAGGTATCGCCATTGGTCGAGAGCACTTCAAAGGTGTGCTCACCATCAGTCTCGGCGATTTCGATAATCGAGATATCGAAGGTGCCGCCACCGAGGTCATAGACCGCGATAGTGCTGTCGCCACCTTTCTTGTCCATGCCGTAGGCAAGGGCCGCGGCGGTGGGCTCGTTGATGATACGTTTCACGTCCAGCCCGGCGATCCTGCCGGCGTCCTTGGTGGCCTGTCGCTGCGAGTCATTGAAGTAGGCAGGCACCGTGACCACCGCCTCGGTGACGGGCTCACCCAGGTAGTCTTCCGCTGTCTTCTTCATCTTCTTCAACACTTGCGCGGAGATCTGCGGCGGCGACATCTTCTCGCCGTTCACTTCCACCCAGGCGTCGCCGTTATCCGCCTTGACGATCTTGTAGGGCACCATCTTGATGTCCTTCTGTACGACCCCGTCATCGAACTGACGACCGATCAGACGCTTGATGGCAAACAGCGTATTGCTGGGATTCGTCACCGCCTGGCGCTTGGCCGGCTGACCCACCAGGGTTTCTTTGTCGCTCGTGTAGGCAATGATCGACGGCGTGGTACGATCGCCTTCGGCGTTTTCAATAACCTTGGGTTTGCCAGCATCCATTACAGCAACGCAGGAGTTGGTTGTACCCAAATCTATGCCAATAATTTTACCCATAATTCACTGTCTCCGATGTTTCTGCGCTGCTGTCGAACCTAGGTTGCGCTGCGAGCCGCTGTTCCAATCCACTAAGTTTTAAATCTGTCAGCCTTCCAGCTGCGCCGGCTTTGAGTCTGCCGGCCCTCATGATCGTCACAATTGACGCTATGTCCCTGAATATTGGC is part of the Gammaproteobacteria bacterium genome and harbors:
- the dnaK gene encoding molecular chaperone DnaK; protein product: MGKIIGIDLGTTNSCVAVMDAGKPKVIENAEGDRTTPSIIAYTSDKETLVGQPAKRQAVTNPSNTLFAIKRLIGRQFDDGVVQKDIKMVPYKIVKADNGDAWVEVNGEKMSPPQISAQVLKKMKKTAEDYLGEPVTEAVVTVPAYFNDSQRQATKDAGRIAGLDVKRIINEPTAAALAYGMDKKGGDSTIAVYDLGGGTFDISIIEIAETDGEHTFEVLSTNGDTFLGGEDFDLRLIDYLADEFKKESGMDLHSDPLALQRLKEAAEKAKIELSSSQQTEINLPYITADASGPKHLVQKLTRAKFESLVEGLVDRTLEPLKIALQDAGLDVSKIDDVILVGGQTRMPLVQKKVADYFGKEARRDVNPDEAVAMGAAIQAAVLSGDVNDVLLLDVTPLSLGIETLGGVASTLIEKNTTIPTKKTQVFSTAEDNQTAVTIHVVQGERKQAAQNKSLGRFDLTDIPASPRGTPQIEVAFDLDANGILNVSAKNKATGKEQSIVIKASSGLTDDEIDKMIKDAEAHSADDKKFEELITARNTADGLVHATRKTLEEGGDKVSAEEKEKIEAAITALEEAVKSGDKEAIEAKTKDLTDASSDLAQKMYAEQQAQSSQGGSDGAAESDGGRAEDDAVDAEFEEVKEEDK
- the dnaJ gene encoding molecular chaperone DnaJ, with translation MSKRDYYEVLGISREATEGEIKKAYRRVAMKFHPDRNPDNKEAEDKFKEANEAFEVLSDSTKRTRYDQYGHAGVDGQTSGGYADFSDIFGDIFGDIFGGGHGGGRRSHVRQGADLRYTLEMDLEEAVRGTTSRIKIPTTVTCQTCDGSGAKPGTSPVDCSTCNGVGQVRMQQGFFSVQQTCPRCRGTGQQIKDPCHTCHGRGTTDERKTLSVKVPAGVDTGDRIRLTGEGQAGIHGGPPGDLYVEVSVRSHPIFTRDGRNLHCEIPISFVDAALGGELEVPTLGGRVKLKIPAETQTGKLFRLRGKGVTPVRGGSVGDLLIRVVVETPVNLTKRQKELLEEFQGIHEEHGERQSPRKSGWFDGVKSFIDNLGLGN
- a CDS encoding peptidyl-alpha-hydroxyglycine alpha-amidating lyase family protein, with translation MKRMILAAIVCGLSLTSALAQTVPELPFESVPDPLKLPPDLHFGEIAGVAVNSHGHVFVFSRGGSAQGPAYMATAAQLLEFDAEGNFVREIGKNLNAWSYAHAVRIDPQDNIWVVDKGSNMILRFRPEGHVDWVFGRKGEASHLQVPPDYETQMARMLERMGVDIDIPEGKNPRMPVPVHQDNVFNQPTDVAWDSEGNSYFSDGYINSRVGKANARGEWEKSWGSLGSGPGQFDTPHGVAVSPDDEIYVADRGNRRIQVFDQEGNYIREFTIDVPVDTSRGKITYGRENPHGTTGSQSPGAPDALCMTPGPNPVLFVGDLYPSRIYKVSLQGEVLGVYGQPGRNLGEFGWIHAIACPSEDEIWVGELINWRVQKLVTKD
- a CDS encoding adenosine kinase codes for the protein MKKYHVYGIGNALVDKEFEVEDAFFAEHGIEKGFMTLVTHEQQEQLLALLTSQVGLRKRSGGGSAANTLYALSQFGGNAYFAGKVASDETGDFYVQQLGHHNIETNLGDERDHGTTGRCLVMISPDAERTMHTYLGVSENVSIEEIDVEAIRASEYVYIEGYLVTSPTAKAAVKELKRVAEANGVKTAMTFSDPSMVEYFTEAVAEVLGEGVDLLFCNEKESLLWTDAADFESACEQLKKQARQFVVTRGARGARLYDGSQYIDIGAHPVDAVDTNGAGDMFAGAFLYGITHGHDFETAGKLASLASATTVASFGPRLPTEAHEKILNLAGLRAD